A single Loxodonta africana isolate mLoxAfr1 chromosome 12, mLoxAfr1.hap2, whole genome shotgun sequence DNA region contains:
- the LOC111752700 gene encoding uncharacterized protein LOC111752700: SELQVSASGGTEDVANLLENQFSAGDASLEEKERVLYADAVPPEKTLLLHFPDGSEADSPEKNSPGASPMAAGPGADPEASLSSASALESALPGDDAGPGEEEEGPLGASALPPEGKEGPLEEKQPELSPGEGPGEEEAGNGLPMERAVSGEAEGQVGSGEVPEEAEAALEDDLGQKAAAGTVEPEASGVFHSGEVEEVHSSEKGGKGSSEPDQEPEVLGEEPEVLGGVPEVESVEEQSKADADPEARAGPEDQEEPEDQGKPSPSQEAGAESGRAQGSEAGQTKEDCPPVGPPQEVLVQGPDEASSEEEGDHSDDGDEDGIPSKEESEENSGSGASSEEAGSAGLEEAGESQEAAESSSHGEEGAQPSTEELSTRPKGMKAQNAEAEDPEEGQQGRGPPHLILKGRSSLEAALAVFQEVSWAEGQPGTEWVFR; this comes from the coding sequence TCAGAACTGCAAGTCTCTGCCTCGGGTGGCACAGAAGATGTTGCCAATTTGTTGGAGAATCAGTTCTCTGCTGGAGATGCAAGTCTAGAGGAGAAGGAGAGGGTGCTTTATGCAGATGCGGTCCCTCCAGAGAAGACCCTGCTCCTCCATTTCCCGGATGGCAGTGAGGCGGACAGCCCAGAGAAGAACTCCCCGGGGGCCTCTCCTATGGCGGCAGGCCCGGGTGCTGACCCAGAAGCCAGCCTCTCCAGTGCCTCAGCCTTAGAGTCTGCTCTGCCTGGGGATGATGCTGGACCtggggaggaagaagagggcCCACTAGGAGCAAGTGCCCTTCCTCCAGAAGGGAAAGAGGGGCCCTTGGAAGAGAAGCAGCCAGAGCTCAGTCCAGGAGAGGGTCCAGGAGAGGAGGAGGCTGGGAATGGGCTCCCCATGGAGAGAGCAGTCAGTGGGGAGGCAGAAGGCCAGGTTGGGAGTGGTGAGGtccctgaggaagctgaggcGGCTCTAGAAGATGATCTTGGACAGAAAGCAGCAGCAGGGACAGTGGAGCCTGAAGCTTCGGGGGTCTTTCATAGTGGAGAGGTCGAGGAAGTCCACAGTTCAGAGAAAGGAGGCAAGGGCAGCTCAGAGCCTGATCAGGAGCCAGAAGTGCTAGGCGAGGAGCCAGAAGTGCTAGGCGGAGTCCCAGAGGTTGAGTCAGTGGAAGAGCAGTCCAAGGCTGATGCTGACCCAGAAGCCAGGGCAGGGCCTGAGGACCAGGAGGAGCCAGAGGACCAAGGGAAGCCCAGCCCCAGCCAGGAGGCTGGCGCAGAGTCTGGGAGAGCACAGGGCTCTGAGGCAGGGCAGACCAAGGAGGACTGTCCCCCAGTGGGCCCGCCACAGGAGGTGCTTGTGCAGGGCCCTGATGAGGCCTCCTCTGAAGAAGAGGGTGACCACAGTGACGATGGAGACGAGGACGGAATACCATCCAAAGAAGAATCTGAAGAGAACAGTGGCAGTGGGGCTAGTTCAGAAGAAGCAGGATCTGCTGGCTTGGAAGAAGCCGGGGAGTCCCAGGAAGCAGCAGAAAGCTCAAGCCATGGGGAGGAGGGAGCCCAGCCCAGCACGGAGGAATTGAGTACAAGGCCGAAGGGCATGAAGGCACAGAACGCTGAGGCAGAGGACCCTGAAGAGGGGCAGCAGGGTAGGGGACCCCCACACTTGATCCTCAAGGGTAGGAGTTCCTTAGAAGCAGCCCTAGCAGTCTTTCAGGAAGTCTCGTGGGCAGAGGGACAGCCAGGGACAGAGTGGGTGTTTAGGTGA